In Reichenbachiella agarivorans, one genomic interval encodes:
- a CDS encoding ATP-binding protein, which produces MKRVIFCIMGVFLLSGVTVHASDLTWAQAQRDKKGLIAIQYKLNEPFLISNDSILEGLEYEMMIGFQRFLSKKYGIKIKYKWIEWNTMAEIFEQIQIEEKAGDIGLDIISWTADRDKNVKFSNPYFPDFQVLVTHRSNPTVLHEEDFRYPYSDYTAISVLGTTYDQNLKNIKDANGFNFDLKYIDQSTQIVQKVVETERSFGYSDLTRYLLALNQNWPIKRLNAYAVKGHGLGVIFNKNSDWDEPFNEYLASPEFARIKKGSIQRYFGSEFNEFIKNLSNHQDEEVVLLMQEKMFMDEELELNRQEVERQALVRNILLVSMSFAVVIAFFLYNRSKIKSNANKQLLKHQELIEQQNERLNQQNKELIAVNEDKNNFIHILSHDLRAPINNINSISRMLMDDLKLEESEAKMLNHITTESKRLSDMVTRILDVEKIESRTTEEYQVVGLSKILSAIAHNFASGAAIKGITIQTDLIPDIHILGLEEFVYHVFDNLLSNAIKFSPLNKHIYISTTRVGQQVEVSVRDEGPGISPDDQVKMFKKFQVLTAKATGGEKSNGLGLSIVSKYTDLLNGQLRCESEVGKGTAFVVSFHEVEKS; this is translated from the coding sequence ATGAAACGAGTGATATTTTGTATTATGGGAGTGTTCCTATTGTCAGGAGTGACAGTTCATGCCAGTGATCTGACTTGGGCTCAAGCCCAGCGTGACAAAAAAGGTTTGATAGCCATACAATACAAGCTCAATGAACCTTTTTTGATCTCCAATGACAGCATTCTCGAAGGTCTAGAGTACGAGATGATGATCGGCTTTCAACGATTTTTGTCAAAAAAGTACGGTATAAAGATCAAGTACAAATGGATAGAGTGGAATACCATGGCCGAAATCTTCGAACAAATCCAAATAGAAGAAAAGGCAGGAGATATCGGACTAGATATCATCTCTTGGACGGCAGACCGAGACAAAAATGTAAAATTTTCTAACCCATATTTCCCGGACTTTCAAGTTTTGGTAACTCACAGATCCAATCCTACAGTGTTACATGAAGAAGATTTTAGGTATCCATATTCAGACTATACTGCCATATCTGTATTGGGTACCACCTATGATCAAAACCTCAAGAACATCAAGGATGCCAATGGTTTCAATTTTGATCTAAAATACATAGATCAAAGTACGCAGATCGTTCAAAAAGTAGTTGAGACCGAGCGCAGTTTTGGATACAGTGATCTGACTCGATACCTATTGGCATTGAATCAAAACTGGCCCATCAAGCGCCTCAATGCTTATGCAGTCAAGGGGCACGGCTTGGGTGTGATTTTCAACAAAAACTCAGATTGGGATGAGCCATTCAATGAATACTTGGCGAGCCCTGAATTCGCAAGAATCAAAAAAGGCAGTATCCAACGTTATTTTGGTTCGGAATTCAACGAGTTTATCAAGAACCTCTCCAACCACCAAGATGAGGAAGTAGTCCTGCTGATGCAAGAGAAGATGTTTATGGATGAGGAACTAGAGTTGAATCGGCAGGAGGTAGAGAGACAAGCATTGGTTCGAAACATACTTTTGGTCAGTATGTCCTTCGCCGTGGTGATTGCCTTTTTCCTGTACAACAGGAGCAAAATAAAATCCAATGCCAACAAGCAGCTACTCAAGCATCAAGAGTTGATAGAGCAACAAAATGAGCGACTCAACCAACAAAACAAAGAGCTGATTGCTGTCAATGAAGACAAAAACAACTTCATTCATATCCTGTCCCACGATCTTCGAGCACCGATCAACAACATCAACAGTATTTCACGAATGTTGATGGATGATTTGAAGTTGGAGGAAAGTGAGGCAAAGATGCTCAACCACATCACGACCGAGTCTAAGCGTCTCAGTGACATGGTGACCCGCATCCTCGATGTGGAAAAGATAGAGTCTCGCACAACCGAAGAATACCAAGTGGTAGGTTTGAGCAAAATACTGTCTGCTATAGCTCATAATTTTGCCTCTGGTGCTGCTATCAAAGGCATCACAATCCAAACAGATTTGATACCTGATATCCACATCTTAGGCCTAGAGGAGTTTGTCTATCATGTGTTTGATAACCTACTGTCCAATGCCATCAAGTTTTCGCCCTTGAACAAACACATCTACATCAGTACCACCAGAGTCGGTCAACAAGTAGAAGTAAGCGTCCGAGATGAAGGGCCAGGTATCTCCCCAGACGATCAAGTCAAGATGTTCAAGAAATTTCAAGTATTGACAGCCAAAGCCACTGGAGGAGAAAAGTCCAACGGACTCGGTCTATCCATCGTCAGCAAATATACCGACCTCCTAAATGGTCAGTTGCGCTGCGAATCTGAAGTAGGGAAGGGGACGGCTTTTGTAGTGTCGTTTCATGAGGTAGAGAAGAGTTAA
- a CDS encoding helix-turn-helix transcriptional regulator — protein sequence MSILNLTFRLVCLVVLLDIHPIVGAVISNDRKGENTDSLIAHPSATQLVSTDRIQSDIEQAREMMDASPDSAMIVINQVLKLLNTADLDEYKGEAYIVKSAIYSYKAQYDSAVHYSYQALIQGEKHQNNQIIFDAYNNLGIDYMYNEDYEQARIYFERAVQKADQMGERYRKGHALNNLGMIAYYQNEIDMELEYYSQALAIFEELNEEEGIGNALLNIGTHFMERQSYLQAESYYLRALKVYDNLGYKSAYGQVLGSMAENYLAQQKYPEALDMAKKAMDIFEDNHTPSELAYSLELLKSIYLEMGDYQGAYSFMARYHSLYEQIFNDEKSKQIANLHLKFETSLKEAEIERLNLEYEMQRVELNHTRIIMLVISVFAVIVLIAAVIIYVLRIKYYKAERLAQESQLEALQTRYIELLNGPNSFKLELDREELNKRLFNPLTSREYEIMDLSLRGKTNQELADQLFISLSTVKFHLGNIYNKLGVSNKKEAMEYVIKTS from the coding sequence ATGTCGATCTTAAACCTAACCTTTCGACTGGTCTGCCTTGTAGTGCTATTGGATATTCACCCGATTGTAGGGGCTGTGATCTCAAATGATCGAAAAGGTGAAAATACTGATAGCTTGATTGCTCATCCAAGTGCTACGCAATTGGTATCCACAGATAGAATACAATCGGATATAGAGCAGGCGAGAGAAATGATGGATGCCAGTCCTGATAGTGCCATGATTGTAATCAATCAAGTCCTAAAACTTTTGAATACTGCAGATTTGGATGAGTATAAGGGAGAAGCTTACATCGTCAAATCTGCAATTTATAGTTACAAGGCACAATATGATAGTGCTGTGCATTACTCGTATCAGGCCTTGATACAAGGTGAAAAACACCAAAATAATCAAATTATATTTGACGCATACAATAATCTAGGCATTGATTATATGTACAATGAGGATTATGAGCAGGCGAGAATCTATTTCGAAAGAGCAGTACAAAAAGCTGATCAAATGGGTGAGCGATACCGCAAAGGTCATGCACTCAATAATTTGGGAATGATTGCATACTATCAAAATGAGATAGACATGGAGTTGGAATATTACTCTCAAGCCTTGGCCATTTTTGAAGAATTGAATGAAGAAGAAGGCATTGGCAATGCCCTACTCAATATCGGGACGCATTTTATGGAACGTCAATCATACTTGCAAGCAGAATCATACTATCTACGTGCACTGAAAGTGTATGACAATCTAGGATATAAATCAGCCTATGGTCAGGTATTGGGTAGTATGGCCGAAAATTACCTAGCACAACAGAAATATCCTGAAGCCCTCGATATGGCAAAGAAAGCCATGGATATTTTTGAAGACAATCATACCCCATCAGAACTCGCATATAGTTTAGAATTGCTTAAAAGCATATATCTGGAGATGGGTGATTATCAAGGTGCCTACAGTTTTATGGCCAGATACCATTCTTTGTATGAGCAAATATTCAATGACGAAAAGTCCAAACAAATAGCCAATCTTCATTTGAAATTTGAAACCTCACTCAAGGAAGCTGAAATAGAACGATTGAATCTTGAATATGAGATGCAGCGGGTAGAATTGAATCACACAAGGATTATAATGTTGGTAATCAGTGTTTTTGCTGTAATTGTGCTGATCGCAGCGGTTATCATATATGTATTGCGTATCAAGTACTACAAGGCAGAAAGACTAGCCCAAGAGAGTCAATTGGAGGCCCTTCAAACTAGATACATCGAGCTACTCAATGGGCCAAATAGTTTCAAATTGGAGTTGGATAGAGAGGAACTAAACAAAAGGCTCTTCAACCCATTGACAAGTAGAGAATATGAAATCATGGACTTAAGTCTGAGAGGAAAAACCAATCAAGAGTTGGCTGATCAATTATTTATCAGTCTAAGTACGGTCAAGTTTCATCTTGGCAATATCTATAATAAGCTCGGTGTCAGCAACAAAAAGGAGGCAATGGAGTATGTGATCAAGACATCTTAG
- a CDS encoding mechanosensitive ion channel family protein, translating to MEKDNITFWGILIATLYPLLAILTSEINNRLKKVNHPSVATLSLLKNVFLPMLTVYLALVNIIPYDFPSVFIKLYETVLWILGLYLFINFINQIFFTDSDIKEDHKARVPKLLQQIMRMIVIAIGFAVVASEIWGSDLGSLITALGVTSLVLGLALQDTLSNLFAGISLVYERPFQTGDWIQVGTHYGKIVEINWRAIRIVNRQNDMISVPNSFLSKQVFLNYSRPNKFHAETIMVSFNNISPPNQVKQIIEEIIVNTEKIRKTPAYEVKTVKFDMHKVDYEVLYFIDDFWESEMIKDELYTKIWYGAKRNNIRLPNAVSFSKPWTVEDFDKESYLLGKSKLILNSPVFSGLSVNELKELINNSEYNIYGKGEVVVQQDHFSEHVHMIVKGKAAIHVNDEGKKVFVGTAKKGELFGEMELINNSANEGTVSAYTDLELMSIPYKVVNDLIHSNISVKRKFDSLIKIRKKEQFDKLSNE from the coding sequence ATGGAAAAAGATAACATCACCTTTTGGGGCATTTTGATTGCCACGTTGTATCCTTTATTGGCTATTCTCACCAGTGAGATCAACAACAGACTCAAAAAAGTCAACCATCCCTCGGTAGCGACCCTGAGTCTGCTAAAAAATGTATTCCTGCCAATGCTAACCGTCTATTTGGCATTGGTCAATATTATCCCTTACGATTTTCCTTCTGTGTTTATCAAACTGTACGAGACTGTACTTTGGATATTAGGTTTATACCTATTCATTAATTTCATCAATCAAATTTTCTTTACGGATTCGGACATCAAAGAAGATCATAAGGCGCGTGTGCCAAAGTTGCTCCAACAGATCATGCGTATGATAGTCATAGCGATTGGTTTTGCAGTAGTTGCCTCTGAGATTTGGGGGTCTGATTTAGGCAGTTTGATTACGGCGTTAGGGGTGACTTCATTGGTGTTGGGGCTGGCCTTGCAAGACACTTTGAGCAACCTGTTTGCTGGTATCTCACTGGTCTATGAGCGTCCCTTTCAGACTGGGGACTGGATTCAGGTAGGAACTCATTATGGCAAGATCGTGGAGATCAACTGGAGAGCTATCAGGATAGTCAATCGTCAGAATGACATGATCAGCGTACCCAACTCATTCTTGAGCAAGCAGGTGTTTCTCAATTATTCACGACCCAACAAGTTCCATGCAGAGACGATCATGGTTTCGTTCAATAATATATCTCCTCCCAATCAGGTGAAACAAATCATAGAAGAAATAATCGTCAATACTGAAAAAATCAGAAAGACCCCAGCGTATGAAGTCAAGACCGTGAAGTTTGACATGCACAAAGTAGACTATGAAGTACTTTACTTTATCGATGACTTTTGGGAATCCGAAATGATCAAGGATGAGTTGTACACCAAGATATGGTATGGAGCGAAGAGAAACAACATTCGCCTGCCTAATGCCGTCTCCTTTAGCAAGCCATGGACTGTCGAGGATTTTGACAAAGAAAGTTATCTTCTTGGCAAGAGCAAGTTGATTTTGAATTCACCTGTTTTCTCAGGCCTCAGCGTCAATGAACTCAAGGAGTTAATCAATAATTCGGAGTACAATATTTACGGCAAAGGGGAAGTAGTTGTGCAACAGGATCATTTTTCTGAACATGTCCACATGATTGTCAAGGGCAAGGCGGCTATTCATGTCAATGATGAAGGAAAAAAGGTTTTTGTAGGGACAGCTAAAAAAGGAGAATTGTTTGGAGAAATGGAGTTGATCAACAATTCTGCCAATGAAGGTACTGTTTCAGCGTACACTGATTTGGAATTGATGTCCATTCCATACAAAGTGGTCAATGATTTAATCCATAGTAACATTTCCGTCAAAAGAAAATTTGATTCATTGATCAAAATCCGAAAGAAAGAGCAATTTGATAAATTGAGCAATGAGTAA
- a CDS encoding adenylate/guanylate cyclase domain-containing protein, translating into MINKLKLMYQQSRGLVSVSIQSKLTVIVVLVSVVSTLIVSLFSYYRAKNAITEGVYAQLTSLRSSREYHIDGYFASIKDQVEYLGKDSTVSMALSKFGDLYEDLNNTKITWNQEKKLDDFYEEYLDRLESNIDIYKSKKLYIPKSPAGKLLQYKYIANNPHPIGEKENLDRIDSGLEYDKVAAVAHRRLKNFMSEMKFYDVLLIDTKGNVVYTVKKEADFGTNLKEGPYSTSNLGQLVNSILNNKDIHGGKFVDFELYRPSYGAPSSFVACPVYNNDDFVGIVALQMPISRVNQIMSAGEDWEDDGLGKTGEIYLVGSDFYMRNDNRMLLEDPDTYVKMIKEVGDVDTKIQMIERFKTSVFFQHVKTEAVEEALSGITGHKIIENFRGEEVLSSYAPFEKFGLNWAIIAEQDADEGLKDLHRYRQFVITILVIAIILFTAIGMLSSSLFTRPIFKLIESAKRISEGDLNAKVKIQTFDEFEVLAKSFNIIADSIKDYDKKLTHVNDRFDGLVANLMPELFIERWKSGETDLIIRQSNVTALYADITGFTALARELPPRESIRILNDLIEAFDNLGEQYDIEKVTSIGDNYLAVSGVEMPKLDHSTTIVNYAIEMRRIVEHYCDTNDLKLGLAVAVHSGDVFAGLVGRRKAKYDVWGEAINTVKYLSEYAEDGEILVSTIIHENLVDIFEMEEKVGVKDLKGMQVWNVTEAVNREIV; encoded by the coding sequence ATGATCAACAAACTCAAATTAATGTATCAGCAAAGTAGGGGACTGGTCTCTGTGAGTATCCAGTCCAAACTCACAGTTATCGTTGTATTGGTAAGTGTAGTTAGTACTTTGATTGTGTCTTTGTTTAGTTACTATCGTGCCAAAAATGCGATCACCGAAGGTGTCTACGCTCAGTTGACCTCTTTGCGTAGTAGTAGAGAATACCACATCGATGGCTATTTTGCGAGTATCAAGGATCAGGTAGAATATCTCGGCAAGGATTCTACTGTTTCGATGGCTCTCAGCAAGTTTGGCGATTTGTACGAAGACTTAAACAACACCAAGATCACTTGGAATCAAGAGAAGAAATTGGATGATTTCTATGAGGAGTATTTGGATCGGTTAGAATCTAATATTGATATTTATAAAAGTAAGAAGCTTTATATCCCTAAAAGTCCAGCCGGGAAGCTGCTACAATACAAGTACATCGCCAACAACCCTCATCCCATAGGAGAGAAGGAAAATCTGGATAGAATAGATTCTGGTCTGGAATATGACAAGGTCGCTGCGGTGGCTCATCGAAGGTTGAAAAATTTCATGAGTGAGATGAAGTTCTACGATGTGTTACTCATAGACACCAAAGGCAATGTGGTCTATACCGTTAAGAAGGAAGCAGACTTTGGTACCAACCTCAAAGAAGGCCCTTACAGTACTAGCAATCTGGGACAATTGGTCAACTCAATCCTTAACAACAAGGATATTCATGGAGGAAAGTTTGTGGATTTCGAATTGTATCGACCTTCTTATGGCGCGCCATCTTCGTTTGTCGCTTGTCCTGTGTACAACAACGACGACTTTGTAGGGATTGTAGCCTTGCAAATGCCTATCAGTCGTGTCAATCAAATCATGAGTGCTGGTGAAGATTGGGAAGATGATGGTCTGGGCAAGACAGGGGAGATATACTTGGTAGGGTCAGATTTTTATATGCGAAACGATAACCGCATGCTTTTGGAAGATCCTGATACCTATGTGAAAATGATCAAGGAAGTAGGTGATGTCGATACCAAAATTCAGATGATCGAGCGATTCAAAACTTCTGTATTCTTTCAACACGTCAAAACTGAAGCAGTGGAAGAAGCACTGTCAGGTATCACGGGTCACAAGATCATAGAAAACTTCAGAGGCGAGGAAGTATTGAGCTCGTACGCCCCGTTCGAAAAATTCGGATTGAATTGGGCTATCATCGCAGAGCAAGATGCTGACGAAGGATTGAAAGATTTGCATAGATATAGACAATTTGTGATTACGATATTGGTTATCGCCATTATACTCTTCACAGCGATAGGGATGCTTTCTTCTTCCTTGTTCACGCGACCTATATTTAAGTTGATAGAAAGTGCCAAAAGAATCAGTGAGGGTGATCTCAATGCCAAAGTAAAGATTCAGACTTTTGATGAGTTTGAAGTATTGGCAAAATCATTCAACATCATAGCTGATAGTATCAAAGATTACGACAAGAAATTGACACATGTCAATGATAGATTTGATGGTTTGGTGGCCAACCTTATGCCTGAGTTGTTTATCGAACGATGGAAATCAGGAGAAACAGATTTGATCATCAGACAGAGCAATGTGACTGCACTGTATGCAGACATTACAGGCTTTACCGCTTTGGCAAGGGAACTACCTCCCCGTGAATCCATCCGTATCCTGAATGACTTGATTGAGGCATTTGATAATCTAGGCGAACAGTATGATATTGAAAAAGTCACAAGTATAGGAGACAACTATCTCGCAGTGAGCGGGGTAGAGATGCCCAAACTGGATCATAGCACAACCATCGTCAATTATGCGATAGAAATGAGGAGAATTGTCGAACATTATTGTGATACTAATGATTTAAAACTGGGTCTTGCTGTAGCCGTCCATTCAGGAGATGTATTTGCAGGTTTGGTAGGACGAAGGAAAGCCAAATATGATGTTTGGGGTGAAGCAATTAACACTGTAAAATACCTGTCAGAGTATGCAGAAGATGGTGAGATTTTGGTAAGCACCATTATTCATGAAAATCTAGTTGATATTTTTGAGATGGAGGAGAAGGTAGGTGTCAAAGATCTCAAAGGAATGCAAGTGTGGAATGTAACAGAGGCTGTCAATAGAGAAATAGTATAA